The following are encoded in a window of Haloplanus vescus genomic DNA:
- a CDS encoding ABC transporter ATP-binding protein — MDVPADDDPFEAQRERASNPMRRLFDEYGRERSGTFAVGVAASVFARVLDLLPPLMLGIAVDAIFLNESEFSLPLVPDRWLPTDPETQFWLVVGIVLFSFLGGAVLHWFRNWGWNRFAQYVQHAIRTDTYDAMQRLNMTFFADKQTGEMMSVLSNDVNRLERFLNDGLNSAFRLGVMVVGIAALLFWMNWQLAIVALLPVPLIALFTYQFVKTIQPKYADVRSTVGQVNSRLENNLGGIQVIKTSNTESYEADRVEEVSGDYFDANWGAIETRIKFFPGLRVLAGLGFALTFTIGGLWVFRGEGPWLFTGTLRPGEFVTFILYSQRFIWPMAQFGQIINMYQRAYASAARVFGLMDEDAGIEERPDAAELVVDDGRVDYDDVTFGYGDETILDGVSFTAEGGDTVALVGPTGAGKSTALKLLLRMYDVDDGAIRVDGQDVRDVTLASLRDTIGYVSQETFLFYGTVRENITYGAFEASDEDVVAAAKAAEAHEFVTNLPDGYDTMVGERGVKLSGGQRQRLAIARAMLRDPDILILDEATSDVDTETEMLIQRSLDRLTADRTTFVIAHRLSTVKDADQIVVLDDGEVVERGSHEDLLATDGLYASLWSVQAGEIDDLPAEFVERATDRGARAETDGATTDQ; from the coding sequence ATGGACGTCCCCGCGGACGACGACCCCTTCGAAGCCCAGCGTGAACGAGCGAGCAACCCGATGCGGCGGCTGTTCGACGAGTACGGCCGCGAGCGGTCCGGCACCTTCGCCGTCGGCGTCGCGGCCAGCGTCTTCGCTCGCGTCCTCGACCTCCTGCCGCCCCTGATGCTCGGCATCGCCGTCGACGCCATCTTCCTGAACGAGAGCGAGTTCTCCCTCCCGCTCGTCCCGGACCGGTGGCTGCCGACCGACCCCGAAACGCAGTTCTGGCTGGTCGTCGGCATCGTCCTCTTCTCCTTTCTCGGCGGCGCCGTCCTCCACTGGTTCCGCAACTGGGGCTGGAACCGCTTCGCCCAGTACGTCCAACACGCCATCCGCACCGACACCTACGACGCGATGCAGCGGTTGAACATGACCTTCTTCGCCGACAAGCAGACCGGCGAGATGATGTCGGTGCTCTCGAACGACGTGAACCGGCTGGAGCGCTTCCTCAACGACGGCCTGAACTCCGCGTTCCGCCTCGGCGTGATGGTCGTCGGCATCGCCGCCCTCCTCTTCTGGATGAACTGGCAGTTGGCCATCGTCGCCCTCCTCCCCGTCCCGCTCATCGCCCTCTTCACCTACCAGTTCGTCAAGACCATCCAGCCCAAATACGCCGACGTTCGCTCCACCGTGGGGCAGGTCAACTCCCGTCTGGAGAACAACCTCGGCGGCATCCAGGTCATCAAGACGAGCAACACCGAATCCTACGAGGCCGACCGGGTCGAGGAAGTCTCCGGCGACTACTTCGACGCCAACTGGGGCGCCATCGAGACGCGCATCAAGTTCTTCCCCGGCCTCCGGGTGCTCGCGGGCCTCGGCTTCGCGCTCACCTTCACCATCGGCGGCCTGTGGGTGTTCCGCGGCGAGGGGCCGTGGCTCTTCACCGGGACGCTCCGCCCCGGCGAGTTCGTCACCTTCATCCTCTACAGCCAGCGGTTCATCTGGCCGATGGCCCAGTTCGGGCAGATAATCAACATGTACCAGCGGGCGTACGCCTCCGCCGCCCGAGTCTTCGGACTGATGGACGAAGACGCGGGTATCGAGGAGCGTCCCGACGCCGCGGAACTGGTCGTCGACGACGGGCGCGTCGACTACGACGACGTGACCTTCGGCTACGGCGACGAGACGATTCTCGACGGCGTCTCCTTCACCGCCGAGGGCGGCGACACGGTGGCGCTCGTCGGGCCCACTGGCGCCGGGAAGTCGACGGCGCTCAAGCTCCTCCTCCGGATGTACGACGTGGACGACGGCGCGATTCGCGTCGACGGACAGGACGTTCGCGACGTGACCCTCGCCAGCCTCCGGGACACCATCGGCTACGTCAGTCAGGAGACGTTCCTCTTCTACGGGACGGTGCGCGAGAACATCACCTACGGCGCGTTCGAGGCGAGCGACGAGGACGTCGTCGCCGCCGCGAAAGCCGCCGAGGCCCACGAGTTCGTCACGAACCTGCCCGACGGCTACGACACGATGGTCGGGGAGCGCGGCGTGAAGCTCTCTGGCGGCCAGCGTCAGCGTCTCGCCATCGCCCGCGCGATGCTCAGAGACCCCGACATCCTCATCCTCGACGAGGCGACGAGCGACGTCGACACCGAGACGGAGATGCTGATTCAGCGGTCGCTCGACCGCTTGACCGCCGACCGGACCACGTTCGTCATCGCCCACCGACTCTCGACGGTGAAAGACGCCGACCAAATCGTCGTCCTCGACGACGGCGAGGTGGTCGAGCGAGGCTCACACGAGGATCTGCTGGCGACCGATGGCCTCTACGCCAGCCTGTGGAGCGTGCAGGCGGGCGAAATCGACGACCTGCCCGCGGAGTTCGTCGAGCGCGCCACCGACCGGGGCGCACGGGCCGAGACGGACGGGGCGACGACCGACCAGTAA
- a CDS encoding glycosyltransferase family 2 protein gives MKPERITLVGAGAIIVLAAVATVAPWLTPGVVDWRETFELVLAGSMALFAATALTWAVLTYVVGAGYESPDPAYGADDVQVRILTVDAESVVQQTVDSLPAAFDDVRVVAETAMDVDGATVHVVPEEFDCDAVRKGRAIEWARRQFACDREYVLYLDEDSLLEAFDGLPDADVVQLRERPQRTGSVFSYLADVYRMGVQIEQRAFARLSIPLFAWGGGIAVRQSVEDEVTWDRETLVEDTAFVWTAAQHCESFSFELATAVCRNQAPPSLTEITQQRRRWAAGNLRASTDLPSGYQALTRVRNFAWALSPVVTLVAVPLSVLGIGVVTTGLFALTALGLGVLTAFWYLRGVVYYGRSKLTWALAVPLTPVIALVHSMGTAAGIVDPPEEFRVTEKVGDG, from the coding sequence ATGAAACCAGAACGAATCACGCTCGTCGGCGCCGGCGCGATTATCGTGCTGGCCGCCGTCGCGACGGTGGCACCGTGGCTGACGCCGGGCGTCGTCGACTGGCGCGAGACGTTCGAACTCGTGCTCGCGGGGTCGATGGCGCTGTTCGCGGCGACGGCGCTCACGTGGGCCGTCCTCACCTACGTCGTCGGCGCGGGCTACGAATCGCCGGACCCGGCGTACGGCGCCGACGACGTGCAGGTCCGAATCCTCACCGTCGACGCCGAGTCGGTCGTCCAACAGACCGTCGACTCGCTCCCGGCAGCGTTCGACGACGTGCGCGTCGTCGCGGAGACGGCCATGGACGTCGACGGCGCGACGGTTCACGTCGTCCCCGAGGAGTTCGACTGTGACGCGGTGCGGAAGGGGCGAGCCATCGAGTGGGCGCGCCGACAGTTCGCGTGTGACCGCGAGTACGTCCTGTATCTGGACGAGGACAGCCTGCTGGAGGCGTTCGACGGCCTGCCCGACGCGGACGTGGTCCAGCTGCGCGAGCGACCCCAGCGAACCGGGTCGGTGTTCTCCTATCTCGCCGACGTGTACCGGATGGGCGTCCAAATCGAACAGCGGGCGTTCGCTCGGCTCTCCATTCCCCTGTTCGCGTGGGGTGGCGGCATCGCCGTCCGCCAGTCCGTCGAGGACGAGGTGACGTGGGACCGCGAGACGCTGGTCGAGGACACCGCCTTCGTCTGGACCGCGGCCCAGCACTGTGAGTCGTTCAGTTTCGAACTCGCGACGGCGGTGTGTCGGAATCAAGCGCCGCCGTCGCTGACGGAGATTACCCAGCAGCGCCGGCGGTGGGCGGCGGGGAATCTCCGGGCGTCGACCGACCTGCCCAGCGGCTATCAGGCGCTGACGCGCGTGCGGAACTTCGCGTGGGCGCTCTCGCCGGTCGTGACGCTCGTGGCCGTCCCGCTATCGGTGCTCGGCATCGGCGTCGTGACCACCGGACTGTTCGCGCTGACGGCGCTGGGCTTGGGCGTCCTCACCGCGTTCTGGTATCTCCGCGGCGTGGTGTACTACGGACGGAGCAAGCTGACGTGGGCGCTCGCGGTGCCGCTGACGCCGGTTATCGCCCTCGTGCATTCGATGGGGACGGCCGCCGGCATCGTCGACCCGCCCGAGGAGTTTCGGGTGACAGAGAAGGTGGGCGACGGGTGA
- the azf gene encoding NAD-dependent glucose-6-phosphate dehydrogenase Azf yields MDDPVLLTGAGGRVGQAILRGIGDAHDWRLLDREPLSSDHLPTGVGEDDVVVADVTDEDAIADAMDGVGAVIHLAGDPRPEAPWNSVLENNIDGTQTVYQAAVDAGVENVAFASSNHAVSAYETDTRTPEMYRPDDDYRLDGTELPRPGNLYGVSKAAGETLGRYYHDTEDLSVVCVRIGNLTEGHPPRNYERGQAMWLSHRDCAHLFDRCIRADYEYEIVYGISDNERKYYSIDRAREVLGYDPQDDSAEYTLAGDPIDDE; encoded by the coding sequence ATGGACGACCCGGTATTACTGACTGGCGCGGGTGGGCGCGTCGGGCAGGCCATCCTCCGCGGGATTGGTGACGCCCACGACTGGCGACTGCTCGACCGGGAACCGCTGTCGAGCGACCACCTCCCGACGGGCGTCGGCGAGGACGACGTCGTCGTCGCGGACGTGACCGACGAGGACGCGATTGCCGACGCGATGGACGGCGTCGGCGCCGTGATTCACCTCGCGGGCGACCCTCGTCCCGAGGCGCCGTGGAACTCGGTGCTTGAGAACAACATCGACGGGACGCAGACGGTCTACCAAGCGGCCGTCGATGCGGGCGTCGAGAATGTCGCCTTCGCCTCCTCGAATCACGCCGTCTCGGCGTACGAAACCGACACGCGCACCCCCGAGATGTATCGGCCCGACGACGACTACCGCCTTGACGGGACCGAACTCCCCCGTCCCGGCAACCTCTACGGCGTCAGCAAGGCCGCGGGCGAGACGCTCGGCCGCTACTACCACGACACCGAGGACCTCTCCGTGGTCTGTGTCCGCATCGGCAACCTCACCGAGGGGCATCCGCCACGCAACTACGAACGCGGACAGGCGATGTGGCTCTCGCATCGCGACTGTGCACACCTCTTCGACCGCTGTATCCGCGCCGACTACGAGTACGAAATCGTCTACGGCATCTCCGACAACGAGCGCAAGTACTACTCCATCGACCGCGCGCGAGAGGTCTTGGGCTACGACCCGCAGGACGACTCCGCAGAGTACACGCTGGCGGGCGACCCCATCGACGACGAATAG
- a CDS encoding DUF7853 family protein, giving the protein MSPTHRHGPRGIDLSREAAWVLHAAVVEHAERTAAADGDVGRVVAVIDRIESGARLDETDREVAREALDAHLENAPERDREPAAAVRTALGAQASSSQ; this is encoded by the coding sequence ATGTCCCCGACACACCGACACGGACCCCGCGGAATCGACCTGTCCCGAGAAGCGGCGTGGGTCCTGCACGCGGCGGTGGTGGAGCACGCAGAGCGAACCGCCGCGGCGGACGGCGACGTGGGCCGGGTCGTCGCGGTCATCGACCGCATCGAGTCGGGCGCTCGGCTCGACGAAACCGACCGCGAGGTGGCCCGCGAGGCCCTAGACGCGCATCTTGAGAACGCGCCGGAGCGCGACCGAGAGCCGGCAGCAGCTGTTCGGACCGCGCTGGGCGCTCAGGCCTCGTCGAGCCAGTAG
- a CDS encoding dihydroneopterin aldolase family protein produces MVTDPQQACFEAGIKFGSLYHQFAGTPLSPESAPSLERAMAEAIENQPFCEAVDVDIDEEALAEAADDHGYVELTGRFMEVQMRIVYEGVTVRTEMVMEDGYPLMQVVAVE; encoded by the coding sequence ATGGTCACCGACCCACAGCAGGCCTGCTTCGAGGCCGGCATCAAGTTCGGCTCGCTCTATCACCAGTTCGCGGGGACGCCCCTCTCGCCCGAGAGCGCGCCGAGTCTCGAACGCGCGATGGCCGAGGCCATCGAGAATCAGCCGTTCTGCGAGGCTGTTGACGTCGATATCGACGAGGAAGCCCTCGCCGAGGCGGCCGACGACCACGGCTATGTCGAGCTCACGGGGCGGTTCATGGAGGTGCAGATGCGCATCGTATACGAGGGCGTGACTGTCCGGACGGAGATGGTGATGGAGGACGGCTACCCGCTGATGCAGGTGGTGGCCGTCGAATAG
- a CDS encoding creatininase family protein, translating to MHLSDATWTDVRDADTDLALLPVGSTEQHGPHAPLGTDAMHAETVAEAGADRYDGSVVVAPPVSVGVSEEHRQFAGSLWVSPDTFRQYVRDVVRSLAHHGFNRVVVVNGHGGNVPALGEVTATITRHDDAYAVPFTWFEAVGEHSSDMGHGGPLETALLRATHPELVREDRMEEAQAGASDGWGDWVSRTNLAHDTAEFTENGVVGDPDAGDAELGDELLESAAASLDHLLQAVADRDVSRPPNR from the coding sequence ATGCACCTCAGTGACGCGACGTGGACCGACGTTCGCGACGCCGACACCGACCTCGCGCTCCTCCCCGTCGGAAGCACGGAACAACACGGCCCGCACGCCCCCCTCGGCACCGACGCGATGCACGCCGAGACGGTCGCCGAGGCGGGCGCCGACCGCTACGACGGGTCCGTCGTGGTGGCGCCGCCCGTCTCCGTCGGCGTCTCCGAAGAACACCGTCAGTTCGCGGGTTCGCTCTGGGTGTCGCCAGACACCTTCCGTCAGTACGTCCGCGACGTGGTCCGGAGCCTCGCCCACCACGGCTTCAACCGCGTCGTCGTCGTCAACGGCCACGGGGGGAACGTCCCCGCCCTCGGCGAAGTGACTGCGACCATCACCCGTCACGACGACGCCTACGCCGTCCCGTTCACGTGGTTCGAAGCGGTGGGGGAACACTCCTCGGACATGGGTCATGGGGGGCCACTGGAGACGGCGCTGTTGCGTGCGACCCACCCCGAACTCGTTCGCGAGGACCGCATGGAGGAGGCACAGGCGGGTGCGAGCGACGGCTGGGGGGATTGGGTGTCGCGGACGAACCTCGCCCACGACACCGCGGAGTTCACCGAGAACGGTGTCGTCGGCGACCCGGACGCGGGCGACGCGGAGTTGGGTGACGAACTGCTGGAGTCGGCGGCGGCGTCGCTGGACCACCTCCTGCAAGCGGTGGCCGACCGCGACGTGTCGCGGCCGCCGAACCGCTGA
- a CDS encoding SWIM zinc finger family protein, giving the protein MSEEEDWRAALSAAGALSGPIVDAILSAHGDRGQRAIEAVSEERIKQYRDFTVVVGHDDEYIVEEGSCTCKDAEYNLDQSDPTDLCWHALAVEIAERVDAVDHHDMWYSDVREFI; this is encoded by the coding sequence GTGAGCGAGGAGGAGGACTGGCGGGCGGCGCTCTCGGCGGCGGGAGCGCTGTCTGGGCCAATCGTCGACGCTATTCTCTCGGCCCACGGTGACCGCGGGCAACGCGCCATCGAAGCCGTCTCGGAGGAGCGAATCAAGCAGTACCGGGATTTCACCGTCGTCGTCGGCCACGACGACGAGTACATCGTCGAGGAGGGCTCCTGCACCTGCAAGGACGCGGAGTACAACCTCGACCAGAGCGACCCGACGGACCTGTGCTGGCACGCCCTCGCCGTCGAAATCGCCGAACGCGTCGACGCCGTCGACCACCACGACATGTGGTACTCCGACGTGCGTGAGTTCATCTGA
- a CDS encoding hybrid sensor histidine kinase/response regulator, whose amino-acid sequence MDGVGDPEPGGPIRVLHVDDDTEFADLTASFLERANERIVVETATSAREGLARLEDGAVDCVVADYEMPETNGIEFLERVRERWPDKPFVLFTGRGSEDVASDAISAGVTDYLQKGASTERYELLANRVENVVDGHRSRQLLAERTRRLETLISNLPGIVYRCRNEPGWPMTTVEGEVTRLTGYTSEQLEDGDVAWGEDVLHEADRDRIWEHVQDSLATNESFEVTYRIVTADGDTRWMWERGQLVDAPDGEQRVLEGFITDITDRKERERELEEQAEALEAQYRYLFEEAPVMAVVTREEDGKPVIDDCNQRFAETVGESHEDIVGTPLATYYTADSARKLLDGGGYDRALAGEFVREDRELLTADGDVVETLLRAVPRYDACDEVVGTLALYIDISERKELEREKERLEEFTSIVSHDLRNPLNVAKSRTKLARDEGDISHLDAAIRAHDRMEALIDDLLTLARTGEEITDWAVVDLSALAGRCWETLPADAATLDVRVDCEILADRGRLQQLVENLLTNAVDHGGEDVTITVGELEDGFYVADDGPGIPPDERDEVFDAGYSTVQDGTGFGLRIVQQVAAAHGWHVDVTESEAGGARFEIRGVEFG is encoded by the coding sequence ATGGATGGAGTGGGCGATCCGGAGCCGGGGGGGCCGATACGGGTCCTACACGTCGACGACGACACGGAGTTCGCGGACTTGACGGCCTCGTTTCTCGAACGGGCGAACGAGCGCATCGTCGTCGAGACGGCCACGAGCGCACGCGAGGGCCTGGCTCGACTGGAAGACGGGGCCGTCGACTGCGTCGTCGCCGACTACGAGATGCCGGAGACGAACGGCATCGAGTTCCTCGAACGGGTCCGCGAGCGCTGGCCGGACAAACCGTTCGTCCTCTTCACCGGGCGGGGGTCGGAAGACGTTGCCAGCGACGCCATCTCCGCGGGCGTGACGGATTACCTCCAGAAGGGAGCCAGCACCGAACGATACGAACTGCTCGCGAACCGCGTCGAGAACGTCGTCGACGGCCATCGCTCCCGGCAGCTGTTGGCGGAGCGAACGCGACGACTGGAGACGCTCATCAGCAACCTCCCGGGCATCGTCTACCGCTGTCGGAACGAACCGGGGTGGCCGATGACGACGGTCGAAGGCGAGGTGACTCGTCTCACGGGGTATACCAGCGAGCAACTGGAGGACGGTGACGTGGCGTGGGGCGAGGACGTCCTCCACGAGGCCGACCGCGACCGCATCTGGGAGCACGTCCAAGACAGCCTCGCGACCAACGAGTCGTTCGAAGTGACCTACCGCATCGTCACCGCCGACGGCGACACGCGGTGGATGTGGGAGCGAGGGCAGCTCGTCGATGCACCCGACGGCGAGCAACGGGTGCTGGAGGGGTTCATCACCGACATCACCGACCGCAAGGAGCGAGAGCGCGAACTCGAAGAGCAGGCCGAGGCACTCGAGGCACAGTATCGCTATCTCTTCGAGGAAGCACCGGTGATGGCGGTGGTCACGCGAGAGGAGGACGGCAAGCCGGTCATCGACGACTGTAACCAGCGGTTCGCGGAGACGGTCGGCGAGTCGCACGAGGATATCGTGGGGACGCCGCTGGCGACGTACTACACGGCTGATTCAGCGCGGAAACTACTCGACGGTGGCGGCTACGACCGGGCGCTCGCGGGCGAGTTCGTCCGCGAGGACCGCGAGTTACTGACCGCGGACGGCGACGTGGTGGAGACGCTGTTGCGCGCGGTGCCGCGGTACGACGCATGCGACGAGGTGGTCGGGACGCTCGCACTCTACATCGACATCAGCGAGCGAAAGGAACTGGAACGGGAGAAAGAGCGCCTCGAAGAGTTCACCAGCATCGTCTCTCACGACCTCCGGAATCCGCTGAACGTCGCGAAGAGTCGGACGAAACTGGCGCGCGACGAGGGCGACATCTCGCATCTCGACGCCGCAATCCGCGCCCACGACCGGATGGAGGCGCTCATCGACGACCTCCTCACCCTCGCCCGGACGGGCGAGGAGATAACCGACTGGGCGGTCGTCGACCTGTCGGCGCTCGCCGGGCGCTGCTGGGAGACGCTCCCCGCGGACGCGGCGACGCTCGACGTCCGAGTCGACTGCGAGATTCTAGCCGACCGGGGACGCCTCCAGCAACTCGTCGAGAACCTCCTCACGAACGCCGTCGACCACGGTGGCGAGGACGTGACCATCACCGTCGGCGAACTCGAGGACGGCTTCTACGTCGCCGACGACGGCCCGGGAATCCCCCCGGACGAACGCGACGAGGTGTTCGACGCCGGCTACTCGACGGTGCAGGACGGCACGGGGTTCGGCCTCCGCATCGTCCAGCAGGTGGCCGCGGCACACGGCTGGCACGTCGACGTGACCGAGAGCGAGGCCGGCGGCGCGCGCTTCGAAATCCGCGGCGTCGAGTTCGGCTGA
- a CDS encoding cupin domain-containing protein, with translation MHVNEAELDWETVDHDETGFRRKRLAAAAGGERLGCSLYELPPGERSWPFHYHTGNEEALYVLAGTGQLRTADGVEELEAGAYVAMPAGEAGAHRVSNDGDETLRYLAVSTMDDPDVTVYPDSGKIGVFAGSPPGSTESRTVAGYYRRDDEVDYWLDEA, from the coding sequence ATGCACGTCAACGAGGCCGAACTGGACTGGGAGACGGTCGACCACGACGAGACTGGCTTTCGGCGCAAGCGCCTCGCCGCCGCGGCGGGTGGCGAGCGGCTGGGCTGTTCGCTGTACGAACTCCCGCCCGGGGAGCGCTCGTGGCCCTTCCACTACCACACCGGCAACGAGGAGGCACTCTACGTCCTCGCGGGCACCGGACAGTTGCGTACCGCCGACGGCGTCGAGGAACTCGAAGCCGGCGCGTACGTCGCCATGCCCGCCGGCGAGGCGGGCGCTCACCGCGTGAGCAACGACGGCGACGAGACGCTCCGCTATCTCGCCGTCTCGACCATGGACGACCCGGACGTGACCGTCTACCCGGATTCGGGGAAAATCGGCGTCTTCGCCGGCTCACCGCCGGGGAGTACCGAGTCGCGAACCGTCGCGGGCTACTACCGCCGCGACGACGAGGTGGACTACTGGCTCGACGAGGCCTGA
- a CDS encoding DUF5790 family protein codes for MSQTTLGDDELFGEAAAEVRADVENHLSKAREELPAAADVWETEADNVLGVLNGLRSALDVGDAEEHLRQAKKWYTMGERADAFEDADDLAAAIEDLEALIDDIEDAHDDVSDLTNAVPELRGALQEFEADDEE; via the coding sequence ATGAGCCAGACGACTCTCGGTGACGACGAACTCTTCGGCGAAGCGGCGGCGGAGGTCCGCGCAGACGTGGAGAATCACCTGTCGAAGGCACGCGAGGAACTCCCGGCGGCCGCCGACGTGTGGGAGACGGAGGCCGACAACGTCCTCGGCGTGCTGAACGGCCTTCGCTCCGCGCTCGACGTCGGCGACGCGGAAGAGCACCTCCGGCAGGCGAAGAAGTGGTACACGATGGGCGAACGCGCCGACGCCTTCGAGGACGCCGACGACCTCGCCGCTGCCATCGAGGACCTCGAAGCCCTCATCGACGACATCGAGGACGCACACGACGACGTGAGCGACCTCACGAACGCGGTGCCGGAGCTTCGGGGCGCGCTCCAAGAGTTCGAAGCCGACGACGAGGAGTGA
- a CDS encoding DUF309 domain-containing protein, with protein sequence MDESLRAGIALYNAGEYHAAHDAWEGPWLDLESGTDDERFLHGLIQFTAALHHARTGNWSGATGLAESATAYLDGLPSPYRGVGLAPVRAALARLDADPVWVERRAPPSLRYDGEVLTPDDLRFEAAATAARVLATEYDYDSDPIERAITFAREEIEGGERTLFTTTLLEFVAAQSARSLVYRRLAEHVERRDREYADVAGLFDA encoded by the coding sequence ATGGACGAGTCGCTCCGCGCGGGGATTGCCCTCTACAACGCCGGCGAGTATCACGCCGCGCACGACGCGTGGGAGGGACCGTGGCTCGACCTCGAATCCGGGACCGACGACGAGCGATTCCTCCACGGCCTCATCCAGTTCACGGCGGCGCTCCACCACGCCCGCACCGGCAACTGGAGCGGGGCAACGGGACTCGCCGAGAGCGCGACGGCGTATCTCGACGGTCTCCCGTCGCCGTATCGCGGCGTCGGCCTCGCCCCCGTTCGCGCGGCGCTCGCACGTCTGGACGCCGACCCGGTGTGGGTGGAGCGACGCGCCCCGCCGTCGCTCCGGTACGACGGCGAGGTGCTGACGCCGGACGACCTGCGATTCGAGGCGGCGGCGACGGCGGCGCGGGTGCTGGCCACCGAGTACGACTACGACTCAGACCCAATCGAGCGAGCGATCACGTTCGCGCGCGAGGAAATCGAGGGCGGCGAGCGGACGCTCTTTACGACCACGCTACTGGAGTTCGTGGCCGCCCAGTCGGCGCGGTCGCTGGTCTATCGGCGACTCGCCGAACACGTCGAGCGTCGTGACCGGGAGTATGCGGACGTTGCAGGGCTGTTCGACGCCTGA
- a CDS encoding tRNA (guanine(26)-N(2))-dimethyltransferase has translation MRVTEGGVEFEVADARDGASEGRGDDVFYNPTQELNRDLTVAVLRAYREREPRADSYLDAMTASGVRALRAANEGWDVTAADTDAEAVALARENAARNDLDVDVRERDANALMHDSTHDVIDLDPFGTPVPFADAAFSNARDLVCVTATDTAPLCGAHFESGVRSYSAVPRNTDYHPEMGLRILLSAMVRTAARYDTAARPICSHVSRHYARTYLELDGRATKADECIDELGHVYHCEDCLTRDHEYGLIADPPEACPACGSNRVVTAGPLWLGAIRESEFVARVASHVDDEMGEAARARRTLDTLETELDRPTHYDQHRLCKEWTRSAPAMDDFLAELRDAGFEASRAHYHGTAFKTDASVAEIREATTAGE, from the coding sequence ATGCGCGTCACCGAGGGTGGAGTCGAGTTCGAGGTGGCCGACGCTCGCGACGGCGCGAGCGAGGGCCGCGGCGACGACGTTTTCTACAACCCGACACAGGAACTGAACCGCGACCTGACCGTCGCCGTCCTCCGAGCCTACCGCGAGCGCGAACCCCGCGCCGACTCCTATCTCGACGCGATGACTGCGAGTGGCGTCCGCGCGCTCCGCGCCGCCAACGAGGGCTGGGACGTGACCGCCGCCGACACCGACGCCGAAGCCGTCGCCCTCGCCCGCGAGAACGCCGCTCGCAACGATTTGGATGTCGACGTGCGCGAACGCGACGCCAACGCCCTGATGCACGATTCGACCCACGACGTCATCGACCTCGACCCCTTCGGGACGCCCGTCCCCTTCGCCGACGCCGCGTTCTCGAACGCCCGCGACCTGGTCTGTGTCACCGCCACCGACACCGCGCCGCTCTGTGGCGCCCACTTCGAGAGCGGGGTCCGCTCCTACAGCGCCGTCCCCCGAAACACCGACTACCACCCCGAGATGGGGCTTCGAATCCTCCTCTCGGCGATGGTGCGGACCGCCGCCCGCTACGACACCGCCGCTCGCCCAATCTGCTCGCACGTCTCGCGGCACTACGCCCGTACCTACCTCGAACTCGACGGCCGCGCGACGAAAGCCGACGAGTGCATCGACGAACTCGGCCACGTCTACCACTGCGAGGACTGTCTCACCCGCGACCACGAGTACGGCCTCATCGCCGACCCGCCCGAGGCGTGTCCGGCCTGTGGCAGCAATCGCGTCGTCACCGCCGGCCCGCTCTGGTTGGGCGCTATCCGCGAGTCCGAGTTCGTGGCTCGCGTCGCCAGCCACGTCGACGACGAGATGGGTGAGGCGGCCCGCGCCCGCCGCACCCTCGACACGCTCGAAACGGAGCTCGACCGCCCCACCCACTACGACCAGCACCGCCTCTGCAAGGAGTGGACGCGCTCGGCGCCCGCGATGGACGACTTCCTCGCCGAACTCCGGGACGCCGGCTTCGAGGCCTCTCGCGCCCACTACCACGGCACGGCGTTCAAGACGGACGCCTCGGTGGCGGAGATTCGCGAGGCGACGACCGCAGGGGAGTGA